One Plectropomus leopardus isolate mb chromosome 1, YSFRI_Pleo_2.0, whole genome shotgun sequence DNA segment encodes these proteins:
- the LOC121945697 gene encoding G-protein coupled receptor 52-like: MNQSELTTDPVLAANSSHADFFPGRATNHSCPLGWGLNEGLEACVLETAVIVLLTVLIITGNLTVIFVFHCAPLLHHYTTSYFIQTMAYADLLVGLSCLVPTLSLLHYPAGVQEPITCQVFSYVISVLKSVSMACLACISVDRYLAITKPLSYNQLVTPCRLRGCITLIWVYSSLVFLPSFFGWGKPGYHGDIFEWCAHSWPTSALFTGFVVCLLYAPAALVVCFTYYHIFRICQQHNREISERRARFPSQEMEAGEGGSSGHHGGHGPDRRYAMVLFRITSVFYMLWLPYIIYFLLESSHVLDSPALSFITTWLAISNSFCNCVIYSLSNSVFRLGMRRLSQTICSFSHCAADDRDFGEPKPRKRANSCSI; encoded by the coding sequence ATGAACCAGTCTGAACTGACAACGGACCCGGTGCTTGCTGCCAACAGCAGTCATGCAGACTTCTTTCCTGGCAGGGCCACCAATCACTCTTGTCCTTTGGGCTGGGGGCTGAATGAAGGCCTGGAGGCTTGCGTCCTGGAGACTGCTGTCATTGTACTTCTGACAGTGCTCATTATTACAGGGAACCTGACGGTGATCTTTGTGTTTCACTGTGCCCCTTTGCTACACCACTACACCACCAGCTACTTCATCCAGACCATGGCCTATGCTGACCTGCTGGTGGGTCTCAGCTGCCTGGTGCCCACCCTGTCTTTGCTCCACTACCCAGCAGGTGTCCAGGAGCCCATCACATGTCAGGTCTTCAGCTACGTCATCTCGGTTCTGAAGAGTGTTTCGATGGCCTGTTTGGCTTGTATCAGTGTGGACCGCTACCTGGCCATAACTAAACCACTGTCTTACAACCAGCTGGTGACGCCATGCCGGCTGCGAGGCTGCATCACCCTCATCTGGGTGTACTCCAGCCTGGTTTTCTTGCCCTCCTTCTTTGGGTGGGGTAAGCCAGGCTATCATGGGGACATTTTTGAGTGGTGCGCTCACTCCTGGCCCACCTCCGCACTGTTTACAGGCTTCGTGGTGTGTTTGCTCTATGCGCCTGCTGCACTTGTGGTTTGTTTCACCTATTACCATATTTTTCGCATTTGCCAGCAGCACAACAGAGAGATCAGTGAACGGCGGGCACGTTTCCCCAGTCAGGAGATGGAAGCTGGCGAGGGGGGTAGTAGTGGGCATCATGGAGGGCATGGACCGGATCGGCGTTATGCGATGGTGTTGTTCCGCATCACCAGTGTTTTCTATATGCTCTGGCTACCCTACATAATCTATTTCCTGCTAGAGAGCTCCCATGTGCTGGACAGCCCTGCCCTCTCCTTCATCACCACCTGGCTGGCCATTAGCAACAGCTTTTGCAACTGTGTTATCTACAGCCTGTCTAATAGTGTGTTCCGCTTGGGCATGCGTAGGCTCTCACAGACGATTTGCTCCTTCAGCCACTGCGCGGCCGATGACAGGGACTTTGGGGAGCCTAAACCGAGGAAAAGAGCAAACTCATGCTCCATCTGA